One genomic window of Burkholderia diffusa includes the following:
- the rplM gene encoding 50S ribosomal protein L13 has translation MKTFSAKAHEVTREWYVIDATDKVLGRVASEVARRLRGKHKPEFTPHVDTGDFIIIINASKLKVTGNKTLDKKYYRHSGYPGGIYETTFGKMQERFPGRALEKAVKGMLPKGPLGYAMIKKLKVYAEATHPHSAQQPKALEI, from the coding sequence ATGAAGACGTTTTCCGCAAAAGCCCATGAGGTGACGCGCGAATGGTACGTGATTGACGCGACGGATAAGGTTCTCGGCCGTGTTGCCAGCGAAGTGGCACGCCGTCTGCGCGGCAAGCACAAGCCTGAGTTCACCCCGCACGTCGACACTGGTGATTTCATCATCATCATCAACGCAAGCAAGTTGAAGGTCACGGGCAACAAGACTCTGGACAAGAAGTACTACCGTCACTCGGGCTACCCGGGCGGTATCTATGAAACGACGTTCGGCAAGATGCAAGAACGCTTCCCGGGCCGTGCGCTCGAGAAGGCGGTCAAGGGCATGCTGCCGAAGGGCCCGCTCGGCTACGCGATGATCAAGAAGCTGAAGGTCTACGCTGAAGCGACGCATCCGCACTCGGCTCAACAGCCGAAGGCGCTCGAGATCTAA
- a CDS encoding DUF1090 family protein: protein MMKQRLTSLLAAALLAVAAPAVAARAGCEAKLDALDARIADARDAHAEDRVARLRAVRERVRHFCARGHGHASAAQVPAPAGSTDTPTGAASQPAVRRPA from the coding sequence ATGATGAAACAACGACTTACGTCCCTTCTCGCGGCCGCATTGCTGGCGGTCGCGGCGCCTGCCGTCGCTGCCCGGGCCGGCTGCGAGGCCAAGCTCGACGCACTCGACGCCCGCATCGCCGATGCCCGTGACGCCCATGCCGAGGATCGCGTCGCCCGCCTGCGCGCGGTACGCGAACGCGTACGCCACTTCTGCGCGCGCGGTCATGGCCACGCATCGGCCGCGCAGGTCCCGGCGCCCGCTGGTTCGACCGACACGCCAACCGGCGCGGCATCGCAACCAGCCGTGCGGCGGCCCGCGTAA